The Fischerella sp. PCC 9605 genome contains a region encoding:
- the petC gene encoding cytochrome b6-f complex iron-sulfur subunit, with protein MDSSFPLESPSMSRRQFLNFLTGSAVAVTVGSALYVYGQVFVPPQEVSDTGGTLAKDKNGTPIPASQILAEPPGTRALVAGIAGEPTYLTVTDNQVLDSVGIVNDCTHLGCTFPWNPFDKQFQCPCHGSRFAADGTVERGPANRPLKLVHVNVQGDAIWLYPWTENDPRTGKTPWWV; from the coding sequence ATGGACAGTAGCTTTCCATTAGAAAGCCCATCCATGTCGCGGCGACAGTTTCTCAACTTTTTAACCGGTTCTGCAGTTGCTGTGACTGTTGGTTCAGCCCTATATGTATATGGGCAAGTTTTTGTTCCACCCCAAGAAGTTAGCGATACTGGGGGTACGCTTGCCAAAGACAAGAACGGAACACCTATTCCTGCCAGCCAAATCTTAGCAGAACCACCAGGAACCCGTGCTCTGGTTGCTGGAATTGCTGGTGAACCCACCTACCTGACAGTTACTGACAACCAGGTACTCGACTCAGTTGGGATTGTCAATGACTGTACCCATCTGGGATGTACTTTTCCTTGGAACCCGTTCGATAAACAGTTCCAGTGTCCTTGTCATGGTTCTCGATTTGCCGCAGATGGAACAGTTGAACGGGGTCCAGCCAATCGCCCGCTGAAGCTAGTTCATGTCAATGTGCAGGGTGATGCGATTTGGCTCTATCCTTGGACTGAAAATGATCCTCGCACTGGCAAAACACCTTGGTGGGTTTAA
- the phnE gene encoding phosphonate ABC transporter, permease protein PhnE yields the protein MKHFASLWKRFAWVNRLLIFCLVILVYVWALQGLQVDFELIKNSWPHIIDFISRLFPPDLEVLDIAIKALIETVQMSLWGTTLGAILSLPIAIGSTSNIAPLWLQWLANFLQNAVRSVPSIILGLIFVAATGLGAPAGTLALSIYTIGYLAKFYQQAIEAVDPRSIEFLQVTGASRLQIAQYGILPQVLPLGLGYTLWMFEYNIRAASVLGVVGAGGIGFRLKSYIDGFEYNKATTMMLVLLIVVTVIDAFSSQLRKRLDSM from the coding sequence ATGAAGCATTTTGCTAGTCTCTGGAAACGCTTTGCTTGGGTGAATCGACTACTCATTTTCTGCCTTGTAATTTTAGTTTATGTTTGGGCATTGCAAGGTCTGCAAGTTGATTTTGAACTAATCAAGAATAGTTGGCCGCACATCATCGACTTTATCTCCAGATTATTTCCACCGGATCTAGAAGTATTAGATATAGCAATTAAGGCACTGATTGAGACAGTACAGATGTCTCTGTGGGGAACAACCCTCGGCGCAATTCTTTCTTTGCCAATCGCTATTGGCAGCACCAGCAATATTGCTCCTCTTTGGCTGCAATGGTTGGCTAATTTCCTACAAAATGCAGTGCGTTCTGTTCCTTCAATTATTTTAGGTTTAATTTTTGTGGCAGCAACTGGACTGGGCGCACCCGCTGGTACTTTAGCTTTGAGTATCTACACAATTGGCTACCTTGCTAAATTTTATCAACAAGCGATCGAAGCAGTTGACCCTCGTTCAATAGAATTTTTACAAGTTACAGGTGCATCCAGATTACAAATAGCGCAATACGGTATTTTGCCCCAAGTCCTGCCATTAGGATTGGGATATACATTGTGGATGTTTGAGTATAACATTCGTGCTGCTTCAGTATTAGGTGTAGTTGGAGCGGGTGGTATTGGCTTCCGGTTGAAAAGTTATATAGACGGCTTTGAATACAACAAAGCCACAACTATGATGCTGGTGTTATTGATAGTTGTTACTGTGATAGATGCCTTTAGCAGCCAATTACGTAAACGGCTTGATTCTATGTAG
- a CDS encoding phosphonate ABC transporter ATP-binding protein, with the protein MTELVIECHDVKTAYTASLNRPILNGINCRIFRGEFVVLLGLNGAGKSTLLRSLVGLVPFHQGSIYINGVAVTPRTLPQIRRNISMLFQGGGLIRQLSAIDNVLCGRLGARTTWQTLFGFPKSDRRQALKLLEELGLREQAYQKTTQLSGGQQQRVAIARALIQSPQILLADEPITGLDVMACKQVMDTLSKLHSQQGMTIVTVLHDLGIAAEYAQRAIVLDAGRIVYDGPGNDLQAQFSQLKSGTRTN; encoded by the coding sequence ATGACTGAGCTTGTCATTGAGTGTCATGATGTCAAAACGGCTTACACTGCGTCCCTAAATCGTCCCATCCTCAACGGAATCAATTGCCGGATTTTTCGGGGTGAGTTTGTCGTTTTACTAGGACTCAATGGCGCAGGTAAGTCTACTTTGCTGCGATCGCTTGTTGGGTTAGTGCCATTTCATCAGGGAAGCATCTACATTAATGGTGTGGCAGTCACTCCTCGCACACTGCCACAAATTCGGCGTAACATCAGCATGTTGTTTCAAGGTGGGGGACTGATTCGCCAACTGTCGGCAATTGACAATGTGTTATGCGGACGTCTTGGTGCAAGGACGACTTGGCAAACACTGTTTGGATTTCCTAAAAGCGATCGCCGTCAAGCCTTGAAACTTTTAGAAGAGTTGGGTTTAAGAGAACAAGCCTACCAAAAAACAACTCAACTCAGCGGCGGACAACAGCAAAGGGTAGCGATCGCCAGGGCTTTAATTCAATCTCCGCAGATCCTCCTAGCTGATGAACCCATTACGGGTTTAGATGTGATGGCCTGCAAACAAGTGATGGATACTTTATCTAAATTACATTCCCAGCAAGGCATGACTATTGTAACGGTTTTGCACGATCTGGGTATAGCAGCAGAATATGCCCAACGCGCGATCGTCTTGGATGCTGGACGTATCGTTTATGACGGCCCTGGTAACGATCTACAAGCTCAATTTTCACAGTTAAAGTCAGGGACTAGAACCAATTAA
- a CDS encoding phosphate/phosphite/phosphonate ABC transporter substrate-binding protein, with product MKVGMKGVLSAGVALVAFTSLAVNLVGCTQPENAKVDTEQQAQNSPEQTEAQQVQQTTTPTTLKIAFPTRKDSTDLETKVDAVNKFLSKELGMPVEAKIGDDAAAVEALRANQVDVAFLSSKPALKAEELANARLYLAEVRPNYSGKQTYRSIIVVRKDSPLQSKSSAKETLEQLRGKKMAFTSPTSTSGFVFPVSVLVKEGFVPDSDRLDQFFAQVTYGGDYSKALQAVLRGQADAAAVSEYALFPPYVSETEKNQLRVLHGIPGVPAHGVAIDDDVPQQMRDKIVTAMLKLNQPENNQILRDLYNSTELVEVDHNAHLQPLRDALKVAEKKS from the coding sequence ATGAAAGTCGGTATGAAGGGTGTGCTGAGTGCTGGTGTCGCATTAGTAGCATTTACGAGTTTAGCTGTTAACTTGGTAGGCTGTACGCAGCCTGAAAATGCCAAAGTCGATACCGAACAACAGGCGCAAAACTCGCCGGAGCAAACTGAGGCACAACAGGTACAGCAAACAACAACACCGACTACTTTAAAAATAGCCTTCCCCACTCGCAAGGATTCCACAGACTTGGAAACAAAGGTGGATGCAGTAAACAAGTTTTTATCTAAAGAATTAGGAATGCCAGTTGAGGCAAAGATAGGCGATGATGCTGCGGCGGTGGAAGCTTTGAGAGCAAATCAAGTGGATGTGGCTTTTTTAAGTAGCAAACCTGCTTTGAAGGCCGAAGAATTGGCAAATGCTCGGTTGTATTTAGCTGAAGTACGTCCCAATTACTCTGGAAAACAAACTTATCGTTCAATAATAGTTGTTCGCAAAGACAGCCCCCTCCAAAGCAAGTCCTCAGCTAAAGAAACTCTGGAACAACTGCGGGGCAAAAAAATGGCTTTTACTTCCCCCACTTCTACTTCCGGGTTTGTATTCCCAGTCAGTGTCTTAGTCAAAGAAGGATTTGTGCCCGATAGCGATCGCTTGGATCAGTTTTTTGCTCAAGTCACATATGGTGGCGACTACAGCAAAGCATTACAAGCTGTACTGCGCGGTCAAGCAGATGCAGCAGCAGTATCAGAATATGCTCTGTTTCCACCGTATGTTTCTGAGACAGAAAAGAATCAATTGCGGGTTTTGCATGGAATTCCGGGAGTTCCAGCACATGGCGTTGCTATTGATGATGATGTACCGCAACAGATGCGGGATAAAATTGTTACCGCCATGTTGAAATTGAATCAGCCAGAAAATAATCAAATCTTACGCGACTTATATAACTCTACTGAGTTGGTAGAAGTTGATCATAATGCTCATTTGCAACCGCTGCGTGATGCCCTAAAAGTTGCGGAAAAGAAATCCTGA
- a CDS encoding metal-binding protein produces the protein MPSGRTHDRITLWALPFVAGVTFVQTHSGNLTLLVAGGFMFGGLMFGPDLDIYSRQYQRWGLLRWIWIPYQKSLRHRSFLSHGPIIGTTLRVLYLGSIAVIVAIVGLAIAQKLGNRSWSWQVWSETVGRSLTNHSTEFLALFLGLELGAMSHSLSDWSGSAYKRVQKQGIRGLLPRAKMKKRKRTTTQPRRTKTKRVSRGGKR, from the coding sequence ATGCCCTCTGGTCGCACGCACGATCGCATAACTTTGTGGGCTTTGCCATTCGTCGCAGGAGTTACTTTTGTTCAGACTCACAGCGGCAACCTAACTTTGTTGGTGGCAGGTGGATTTATGTTTGGGGGGCTGATGTTTGGCCCTGACTTGGATATCTACTCCCGTCAATACCAACGCTGGGGTTTGTTGCGTTGGATTTGGATTCCTTATCAAAAAAGTCTGCGTCATCGTTCTTTCTTATCCCACGGCCCAATTATCGGCACAACGTTACGAGTGCTTTATCTAGGCAGCATAGCGGTAATAGTGGCGATAGTCGGTTTGGCGATCGCCCAAAAGTTGGGAAACCGGTCGTGGAGTTGGCAAGTGTGGAGTGAAACTGTGGGGCGATCGCTTACCAATCACAGCACCGAATTTCTGGCACTGTTTTTAGGCTTAGAACTCGGTGCAATGAGCCATTCTCTCAGTGATTGGAGTGGTTCGGCATACAAGCGCGTGCAAAAGCAGGGCATTCGCGGTTTGCTGCCGCGTGCGAAAATGAAGAAACGTAAACGTACAACAACTCAGCCGAGAAGAACCAAGACAAAGAGAGTAAGCCGGGGAGGAAAGCGATAA
- the mazG gene encoding nucleoside triphosphate pyrophosphohydrolase has product MSNLQKSNQTQFDADTLTALQELIDVVAKLRSPDGGCPWDLAQTPQTLTPYVIEEAYEVVDAINTGDQQAIAEELGDLLLQVVLQAQIAKEYGQFSLLEVAQSISQKLIRRHPHVFGDVSVQNVDEVRQNWEQIKAAEKGEPSPEHQKFSAKLSSYARKLPPLMATMKISQKAAAVGFEWENIDGVWDKFHEELREFQEALAHETPEQQQAELGDLLFSVLQLARWYNLDPSEALQGTNQRFIQRLQKMEASADRPLSDHTLEELEALWQQAKAQLAKGG; this is encoded by the coding sequence ATGTCCAATCTTCAAAAATCAAATCAAACACAATTTGATGCAGATACCTTAACGGCGTTACAAGAATTAATAGATGTGGTGGCAAAATTGCGATCGCCCGATGGTGGTTGTCCGTGGGATTTGGCACAAACTCCCCAAACTTTGACACCCTATGTAATTGAAGAAGCTTATGAAGTAGTAGACGCGATTAATACTGGAGATCAACAAGCGATCGCTGAAGAATTAGGCGATTTGTTATTACAAGTTGTCTTGCAAGCGCAAATTGCCAAAGAATATGGTCAATTTTCACTTTTAGAAGTCGCCCAAAGTATTTCCCAAAAGCTAATTCGCCGTCACCCACATGTATTTGGGGATGTATCGGTGCAAAATGTGGATGAAGTGCGGCAAAACTGGGAACAAATCAAAGCAGCGGAAAAAGGTGAACCATCCCCAGAACATCAAAAATTCAGTGCGAAGCTGAGTAGCTATGCCCGCAAGCTACCACCGTTGATGGCAACGATGAAAATTTCTCAAAAGGCAGCCGCCGTTGGGTTTGAGTGGGAAAATATTGATGGGGTATGGGATAAATTTCATGAAGAATTGCGAGAGTTTCAAGAGGCATTAGCACACGAAACACCGGAACAACAACAAGCCGAATTAGGGGATTTGCTGTTTTCTGTTCTTCAGCTTGCCCGTTGGTATAATCTTGACCCCAGCGAAGCTTTGCAGGGAACAAATCAACGCTTTATTCAGCGGTTACAAAAAATGGAGGCGTCTGCTGACCGCCCCCTTAGCGATCACACTTTGGAGGAGTTAGAAGCACTTTGGCAGCAGGCGAAAGCACAACTTGCTAAAGGTGGTTAG
- a CDS encoding aldehyde dehydrogenase family protein, translated as MVTAARPEQQVKIGPTKLLINNEWVESVSGKRFETINPATGEVICDVAEADAPDVDKAVQAARNAFNSGEWRKMSATRRGELLYKLADLIEQNIDELARLETLDNGKPLHDSYGDLRLVIACYRYYAGWADKVQGKTIPINGPYFCYTRHEPVGVVGQIIPWNFPLLMQAWKLGPALSTGNTVVMKTAEQTPLSALRVGELIIEVGFPPGVVNILSGYGPTAGAAIAHHMDVDKLAFTGSTEVGHLVMEAAAKSNLKRVTLELGGKSPNIVFADADMDMAIEGAHFSLFFNQGQCCNAGSRLFVEEKCYDDFVAKSVEKARQRVVGDPFDPNTKQGPQVDQDQFNKVMSYIESGMREGANLLCGGHRVGDRGFFIEPTVFANVKNDMKIAQEEIFGPVMSIIKFKDIDEVIHLANTTMYGLAAGVWTKDITKAHAIANNVRAGTVWVNCYHVFDAAAPFGGFKQSGMGRELGEYSLEHYTEVKTVTIKL; from the coding sequence ATGGTTACAGCTGCCAGACCAGAACAACAGGTGAAAATTGGTCCAACCAAGCTGCTGATTAATAACGAGTGGGTAGAAAGCGTCAGCGGTAAAAGGTTTGAAACGATTAACCCCGCTACGGGCGAAGTCATCTGTGATGTTGCAGAAGCAGATGCCCCGGATGTGGATAAAGCAGTGCAAGCGGCCAGAAATGCTTTCAACAGTGGAGAATGGCGCAAGATGTCTGCTACCCGTCGCGGCGAGTTACTCTACAAGCTAGCCGATCTCATTGAGCAGAATATCGACGAGTTGGCGCGGCTAGAAACTTTAGATAACGGTAAACCGCTACATGATTCTTATGGCGACTTAAGGCTAGTTATCGCTTGCTATCGCTACTATGCAGGCTGGGCTGACAAAGTACAAGGCAAGACCATTCCCATCAATGGCCCGTACTTTTGCTACACGCGCCATGAACCAGTAGGTGTGGTAGGTCAAATTATTCCTTGGAACTTCCCATTATTGATGCAGGCGTGGAAACTGGGCCCAGCTTTGTCAACGGGTAATACGGTAGTAATGAAAACTGCCGAACAAACGCCGTTATCAGCACTGCGGGTAGGCGAGTTGATTATTGAAGTTGGTTTTCCACCTGGTGTAGTGAATATTCTCTCAGGCTACGGCCCTACTGCCGGAGCTGCGATCGCTCACCACATGGATGTTGATAAATTAGCATTCACTGGCTCAACCGAGGTTGGACATCTCGTGATGGAAGCTGCTGCCAAAAGCAATCTCAAGCGCGTCACCCTCGAACTTGGTGGTAAGAGTCCCAACATCGTTTTTGCCGATGCTGATATGGATATGGCCATCGAAGGAGCCCATTTCAGTTTGTTCTTTAACCAAGGTCAGTGCTGCAATGCCGGTTCGCGGCTGTTCGTCGAAGAAAAATGCTACGACGATTTTGTCGCTAAGAGCGTAGAAAAAGCTAGACAGCGCGTTGTCGGCGATCCCTTCGATCCCAATACCAAGCAAGGGCCGCAGGTAGACCAAGACCAGTTCAACAAAGTGATGAGCTACATCGAGTCGGGAATGCGCGAAGGTGCTAATTTGTTATGCGGTGGTCATCGAGTTGGCGATCGCGGTTTCTTTATTGAGCCGACTGTATTCGCCAATGTCAAGAATGACATGAAGATTGCTCAAGAGGAAATCTTCGGCCCGGTGATGAGCATCATCAAGTTTAAGGACATCGACGAGGTAATTCATTTAGCCAACACCACGATGTATGGTCTCGCTGCTGGCGTGTGGACAAAGGATATTACCAAAGCACATGCCATCGCTAACAACGTCCGTGCTGGTACTGTATGGGTGAATTGCTACCACGTCTTTGACGCCGCCGCACCCTTCGGTGGTTTCAAGCAATCTGGTATGGGTCGCGAACTCGGTGAGTATAGTCTAGAGCATTACACCGAAGTCAAGACAGTCACAATTAAGTTGTAA
- a CDS encoding QcrA and Rieske domain-containing protein: MNRREFIGWVGVGSLASSLPVVIAACSSQTKSQQSTPPTRADGFQEVGAVTELDKNGQILSEEAAAGKVLIIRDPSDTSKLIALNPTCTHKGCIVGWKKDQNALVCPCHGSKFANDGKVINGPAQKPLPTYIAKLEGDVVLVKAV, translated from the coding sequence ATGAATCGTCGTGAATTTATCGGTTGGGTAGGTGTAGGGAGTTTAGCCAGTTCTCTACCTGTAGTCATTGCAGCCTGTTCTTCACAAACTAAGTCACAGCAATCTACACCTCCTACCCGCGCTGATGGTTTTCAAGAAGTTGGTGCAGTCACAGAGTTAGACAAAAACGGTCAAATTCTTAGTGAAGAAGCTGCTGCTGGTAAGGTATTGATAATTCGAGATCCAAGTGACACAAGTAAATTAATTGCCTTAAACCCCACTTGCACTCACAAAGGTTGTATTGTGGGCTGGAAAAAAGACCAAAACGCTTTAGTATGTCCATGTCATGGTTCCAAATTTGCCAATGATGGCAAAGTGATAAATGGCCCAGCACAAAAACCTCTACCCACCTACATAGCAAAGCTGGAAGGCGATGTGGTTCTGGTGAAAGCAGTCTAA
- a CDS encoding glutamate-5-semialdehyde dehydrogenase: protein MTISDDNSSNLIAIAKKTRLAALKLAVLPTEAKNQAIEAIAQALETGKNEILQANVADCQAAATQGIAKPLYKRLQLDEHKLRDAIAGVRDVGKLADPVGAVQIHRELDTGLILKRITCPLGVLGVIFEARPEAAIQIAALAIKSGNGVILKGGKEAIRSCEAIVKAIKQGLSQTAVHPDVVQLLTTREETIELLNLDKYVDLIIPRGSNSFVRFVQENTRIPVLGHADGICHLYVDKAADIDKAVTITVDAKIQYPAACNAIETLLVHGDIAATFLPKVAEALQAQNVELRGDERSREILQNITPVIEKDWETEYSDLILAIKIVDSLEEAIAHINDYGSKHTDAIVTEDAEAAKTFLALVNAAGVYHNCSTRFADGFRYGFGAEVGISTQQMPPRGPVGLEGLVTYKYQLTGDGHVVATYTGVNAKSFNHKDYV from the coding sequence ATGACTATTTCTGATGATAATTCATCAAACCTAATAGCAATAGCTAAAAAAACTCGCCTCGCAGCACTCAAGCTAGCAGTATTACCAACTGAGGCAAAAAACCAGGCTATTGAAGCGATCGCCCAAGCTTTAGAGACAGGAAAAAATGAAATTTTGCAAGCAAACGTTGCTGATTGTCAAGCAGCAGCTACTCAAGGAATTGCCAAACCACTCTATAAGCGCTTGCAGTTGGATGAACATAAGTTAAGAGATGCGATCGCAGGGGTTAGAGATGTTGGCAAACTTGCCGATCCAGTTGGTGCGGTGCAGATTCACCGCGAACTAGATACAGGCTTAATTCTCAAGCGCATAACTTGTCCATTGGGAGTTTTGGGCGTTATTTTTGAAGCGCGCCCAGAGGCGGCGATTCAAATTGCGGCTTTAGCGATCAAGTCAGGAAATGGCGTTATTCTTAAAGGTGGCAAAGAAGCAATTCGTTCTTGTGAAGCGATAGTAAAAGCAATTAAACAGGGATTGTCTCAAACTGCTGTTCACCCAGATGTAGTGCAGTTACTGACAACCAGAGAAGAAACTATAGAACTTTTGAACCTAGATAAATATGTAGATTTAATTATTCCCAGAGGTTCTAATTCTTTTGTACGATTTGTGCAGGAAAATACCCGTATTCCTGTCTTAGGTCATGCTGATGGTATTTGTCATCTTTATGTAGATAAAGCCGCTGATATTGACAAAGCAGTGACAATTACTGTTGATGCAAAAATACAATATCCTGCTGCTTGCAATGCTATTGAAACTTTGCTAGTTCATGGCGATATTGCCGCAACTTTTCTACCAAAGGTTGCAGAGGCTTTGCAAGCACAAAATGTAGAATTAAGAGGCGATGAACGCAGCCGTGAGATTTTACAAAATATCACGCCAGTCATAGAAAAAGACTGGGAAACCGAGTACAGCGATTTGATATTGGCGATTAAGATTGTGGATTCGTTGGAAGAAGCGATCGCCCACATTAACGATTATGGTTCCAAACATACCGATGCGATCGTCACTGAAGATGCAGAGGCGGCTAAAACTTTCCTAGCGCTGGTGAATGCCGCAGGAGTATATCACAACTGTTCTACCCGCTTTGCAGATGGTTTCCGCTACGGTTTCGGTGCAGAAGTTGGAATTAGCACTCAACAAATGCCTCCCCGCGGCCCTGTTGGTTTGGAAGGGTTGGTGACATATAAATATCAATTAACTGGTGATGGCCATGTTGTTGCCACATACA